In Alteromonas sp. V450, the following proteins share a genomic window:
- a CDS encoding efflux RND transporter periplasmic adaptor subunit, translating into MKTSNIRVSDSKSAKRSNYRPTLIGIVIGVISSVFIWWFSLSESEKGDHASKDQKQPLYWVAPMDDSYRRDKPGKSPMGMDLVPVYSTSGENSVASHSTGEVMISPAVQQNMGVKLAEVTIGRLQSRLSVTGSTFFDEDSIVHIHPRVEGWIDDLFIKSQGDSVEKGQPLYTLYSPELVSAQEQYLLAVKRRDKTLMEGAKARLISLGVTSSFIEKIRDQQRVFQTVTFSAPQSGVVEALSIREGFFVQPGNTLMSIANLQKVWVIADVPERYFERVKVGNKAQVSFAGTGTNTRLGQIDYIYPSLSLTTRSIKVRITLDNDRGALRPNMFADVALSLTESGLSLLVPKSAIIRTAAQNRVVISDGAEHFKSVAVVLGDSDDDFFEVLDGIMPNDKIVVSGQFLIDSESSKNSDFLRMQAPSNQASTYGEILAIDKGEQRLTIARGPIEKWGRGPATMTFDVSPHIDLSHYAVGDPITFTFITGDAFTVIDIKHKTSLSENDRQHPQGSSSTGHSKKHSHGEHMNHD; encoded by the coding sequence ATGAAAACGTCGAACATTCGTGTTAGTGATTCAAAAAGTGCAAAACGCAGTAATTATAGGCCAACGCTCATCGGAATAGTTATTGGGGTTATCTCTAGTGTGTTCATTTGGTGGTTCAGCCTGTCTGAGTCAGAAAAAGGCGACCACGCCTCAAAAGACCAAAAACAACCATTATATTGGGTCGCACCGATGGATGATAGCTACCGTCGCGATAAGCCAGGCAAGTCTCCTATGGGGATGGACTTAGTACCTGTTTACAGTACATCGGGGGAAAATTCAGTAGCTAGTCACAGTACGGGGGAAGTGATGATTTCTCCTGCTGTTCAACAAAATATGGGGGTTAAACTCGCCGAAGTGACAATAGGACGTTTGCAGTCAAGGTTGTCCGTAACCGGAAGTACGTTTTTTGATGAAGATAGCATTGTACATATTCATCCTCGAGTAGAAGGGTGGATTGACGATCTTTTTATTAAATCTCAAGGTGACTCGGTAGAAAAAGGGCAGCCGCTCTATACCCTTTATTCACCCGAATTGGTTAGTGCTCAGGAGCAGTATCTACTTGCCGTTAAAAGGCGCGATAAAACGCTGATGGAAGGCGCAAAAGCCAGACTCATATCGCTTGGGGTAACGTCAAGCTTCATTGAGAAAATACGCGACCAACAGAGAGTATTTCAAACAGTAACGTTCAGTGCTCCTCAAAGCGGTGTTGTCGAGGCATTATCAATACGTGAAGGCTTTTTTGTACAGCCAGGAAATACGCTTATGAGCATTGCTAATCTTCAAAAGGTGTGGGTCATTGCCGATGTGCCGGAGCGTTATTTTGAACGAGTGAAAGTAGGGAATAAAGCGCAGGTGTCTTTTGCAGGTACAGGAACTAATACTCGGCTAGGACAAATAGATTATATCTATCCTTCTTTGTCGTTAACTACCCGGTCAATAAAAGTACGCATCACCCTAGACAACGACAGGGGGGCGTTGCGTCCAAATATGTTCGCAGATGTAGCCTTGTCGCTAACGGAATCTGGCTTATCATTACTTGTGCCTAAATCCGCAATTATCAGAACAGCTGCTCAAAATAGAGTAGTAATAAGCGATGGTGCTGAACACTTCAAGTCAGTAGCGGTAGTGTTAGGTGACAGCGATGACGATTTTTTTGAAGTATTAGACGGCATCATGCCCAACGATAAAATTGTCGTATCTGGTCAGTTCCTCATTGACTCAGAGTCATCAAAAAATAGTGACTTTCTGCGTATGCAAGCGCCCAGTAATCAAGCTTCTACTTATGGAGAAATTCTTGCGATTGATAAAGGTGAACAGCGGCTGACCATAGCGCGTGGCCCGATTGAAAAGTGGGGACGAGGGCCTGCAACTATGACATTTGATGTCTCACCTCACATCGACCTTTCGCACTATGCTGTTGGAGATCCTATTACGTTTACGTTTATTACCGGTGATGCATTTACTGTTATTGATATAAAGCACAAAACTAGCCTCTCTGAAAATGATAGGCAACATCCTCAGGGATCGTCTAGCACCGGGCACAGTAAAAAGCATTCTCATGGGGAGCACATGAACCATGATTGA
- a CDS encoding TolC family protein: MKSLISSICRLRLTLPYAIISVSVFFSMCTHSAALSLSQTQQHVVANDPFLEGSNYRKKALENEKMAADYWSNPQLSSSIQNLPTNGFSLNQEPMTQFKVGIKQALPRGDVNTLKQQKYAAKSKVVSAESVSRALWLKREASVDWLNWYYASQREVLVDQERKLLEKLLEFTQSHYTQAIDGASQQDILQVRIAQLALEDKATQTHQLVEEAKARLSKWFGAPIVSTKPDAPSDKSILLGYEMSSKQLSRLIDQSEPFTLFQYHPEAQALKLQTRVKAAELAIEKEQTKAQWTVDASYGYRQDAENGASRADFVSIGVNVDLPFFNRAKQNALIGAAASRMHAKETEFRLKVNALASQAEVLRNRLTSLSEREVLYLNGLKQEVEQLAASILSAYASDEASIEDVVRAQLRQVEIEETLLSIDVQKMETLIMLAYLYLPVSSYAQSTVGASR; encoded by the coding sequence ATGAAGTCTTTAATATCGAGTATCTGTCGGCTGCGCTTAACACTGCCTTATGCCATTATTTCGGTAAGTGTTTTTTTCTCCATGTGCACACATTCTGCTGCGTTGTCGCTATCGCAAACACAGCAACACGTTGTTGCAAATGACCCGTTTCTTGAGGGAAGCAACTATCGTAAAAAAGCGTTGGAAAACGAAAAAATGGCTGCCGATTACTGGTCTAATCCTCAGCTATCCTCATCAATACAGAATCTTCCCACTAATGGCTTTTCGTTAAACCAAGAGCCAATGACCCAGTTTAAAGTAGGTATTAAACAAGCGTTACCTAGAGGAGATGTGAACACTCTCAAGCAACAAAAATATGCCGCAAAAAGCAAGGTAGTGTCCGCTGAGAGTGTAAGCAGAGCGCTGTGGTTGAAACGTGAGGCAAGTGTAGATTGGCTTAACTGGTATTACGCGAGTCAACGCGAGGTTTTGGTAGACCAAGAGCGTAAGCTACTTGAGAAATTACTCGAATTTACCCAGTCACATTACACGCAAGCAATTGATGGTGCTAGTCAGCAAGACATATTACAAGTGCGGATAGCACAACTGGCTTTGGAAGATAAAGCAACTCAAACACATCAGCTCGTTGAGGAAGCTAAAGCGCGTTTATCGAAATGGTTTGGTGCACCAATAGTAAGCACTAAGCCCGATGCGCCAAGCGATAAATCCATATTACTTGGTTATGAAATGAGTTCTAAGCAGCTTTCACGGTTAATCGACCAAAGTGAACCATTTACGCTGTTTCAATATCACCCGGAAGCGCAAGCGTTAAAACTGCAAACCCGCGTTAAAGCGGCTGAATTAGCAATTGAAAAAGAACAAACTAAAGCACAATGGACGGTAGATGCGAGCTATGGATACCGTCAAGATGCAGAGAATGGCGCGAGTCGCGCTGATTTTGTATCTATTGGAGTAAACGTTGACTTGCCTTTTTTTAATAGGGCTAAACAAAACGCATTAATTGGTGCGGCAGCGTCACGCATGCACGCCAAAGAGACAGAATTTCGACTGAAAGTAAACGCGCTTGCCTCTCAAGCTGAAGTCCTGCGTAACCGATTGACGTCGCTGTCTGAGCGAGAAGTACTCTATCTGAATGGACTCAAACAAGAGGTTGAACAATTAGCTGCAAGCATACTTTCCGCTTATGCCTCGGATGAGGCAAGTATTGAAGACGTTGTTAGGGCCCAACTTCGACAAGTTGAGATAGAAGAGACACTACTTTCAATTGACGTGCAAAAAATGGAAACGCTAATCATGTTGGCTTACTTATACCTTCCAGTCTCTTCATATGCACAAAGTACCGTAGGAGCGTCACGATGA
- a CDS encoding transposase, whose product MSKYHKAFKLKLARLAQEESSGTLGPKFEVRPNLIRYWSQVYRINGAESFTHKQRPYSFEFKIHVLKTMSVHNWSLTYTSAYFDLSSPGILFQWQKLYAHEGITRLKPQKIGRPRVINHSSTPKPSSEMTEKELREELDYLRAENAVLKKLEALAQARKKKTKTKR is encoded by the coding sequence ATGTCCAAATATCACAAAGCATTTAAGTTAAAACTAGCGCGACTAGCGCAAGAAGAGAGTTCAGGGACCTTAGGCCCAAAGTTTGAAGTACGGCCTAACCTTATTCGTTATTGGTCTCAAGTTTATCGCATCAATGGCGCTGAGAGTTTTACTCACAAGCAACGTCCTTACTCTTTCGAATTTAAAATTCATGTGCTTAAAACTATGTCAGTGCATAATTGGTCTCTTACTTATACCAGTGCCTATTTCGACTTATCATCCCCTGGTATTTTATTTCAATGGCAAAAGCTTTATGCTCACGAAGGTATAACCCGTCTAAAACCACAAAAAATAGGTAGGCCTCGCGTGATTAATCATTCTTCTACTCCTAAACCGTCATCTGAGATGACTGAAAAAGAACTCAGAGAAGAATTGGATTATCTACGTGCAGAGAACGCAGTCTTAAAAAAGTTAGAAGCCTTGGCTCAAGCCAGAAAGAAAAAAACAAAGACAAAACGATAG
- a CDS encoding efflux RND transporter permease subunit — protein MIESIIRWSVANRIVVLICSLMLLIGGIWSVKNTPVDAIPDLSDVQVIVKASYPGQAPQVVEDQVTYVLTSALMSVPGAKTVRGYSFFGDAYVYVIFDDSTDIYWARSRVLEYLSQVAAQLPEGVTPQLGPDATGVGWVFIYALVNEFNNETSTDLAELRSLQDWFLKYELQSVEGVAEVAPIGGMTKQYQVSLNPKKLQAYNIMPSQIERALVRGNQAIGASVIEMAEAEYMVSAERYIQSINDIKTIPTGVIENGTPVTIGDVAEVNESPLMRRGVADFNGNGEVVGGIVVMRYGENAKKTIEAVKHKLKSLRASLPDGVNIVPVYDRTTLIDGAVNTLFDKLVEELIVVSLVCFMFLLHVRSSLVAMVSLPIGVLSAFVVMKLQGLNANIMSLGGIAIAMGAMVDGAIVVVENLHKHLHRNRTNISAKERWQLVVKSTTEVGPALFFSLLIITVSFIPVFALEAQEGRLFSPLAFTKTYAMAGAAALSITLVPILAGYFVKGRLKAENENPINKWLLSIYKPLLKKVLAFPIITICVALLVLFSMFWPLSQLGSEFMPEIDEGDLMYMPTTYPSVSVGKAREILQQTNKLIMTLPEVKSAFGKVGRADTATDPAPLTMIETFIQLKPRSEWRDGMTTEKIKQTLNERIQFPGLTNAWVMPIKTRIDMLATGIKTPVGIKIAGPELDGIEEIGRQIESLLSELPNTASVYAERVVGGRYINIRVNAKAAARYGMTVNDVQNLLATSVGGKVVTQSIEGRERYPVSLRFEQQYRDSPEKLSSLPIVTPSGAFATLGDLADIAIEEGPAGIKSENARLNGWVYIDIDMADGRNIDLGRYVEEAEAYLAQHLALPEGYAISWAGQFAYLERAKAKLSIVIPATLLIICLLLYLAFNRFRDVVLILVTLPLALAGSVWLLYLLNFNLSVAVGVGFIALAGVAVEIGVIMLVYLKQSVDDDADHSSITCENDVITAIVNAASARLRPVMMTSLSIIIGLLPVLYASGTGSEVMQRIAAPMVGGMTSALMLTLFVLPAAFYLTVKSKTK, from the coding sequence ATGATTGAATCAATTATTCGTTGGTCTGTTGCTAACCGCATCGTTGTCTTGATATGCAGTTTAATGCTTCTAATAGGTGGTATCTGGTCAGTTAAAAACACACCCGTTGACGCTATTCCAGACCTTTCAGATGTTCAGGTTATCGTTAAAGCAAGTTACCCAGGACAAGCACCTCAGGTGGTTGAAGATCAGGTTACGTACGTATTGACCTCGGCTTTAATGTCAGTGCCCGGTGCAAAGACAGTGAGAGGTTATTCGTTTTTTGGTGATGCTTATGTATATGTAATTTTCGACGACAGCACGGATATTTATTGGGCGAGAAGTCGCGTTCTCGAATATTTAAGCCAAGTTGCTGCTCAATTACCTGAAGGGGTAACGCCGCAACTAGGCCCAGATGCCACCGGCGTTGGCTGGGTATTTATTTATGCACTTGTCAATGAATTCAATAATGAAACGTCGACGGATCTGGCCGAACTCAGATCATTACAAGATTGGTTTTTAAAATACGAGCTTCAATCCGTAGAGGGTGTAGCAGAAGTAGCACCGATTGGAGGGATGACGAAGCAATATCAAGTCAGCTTAAATCCGAAAAAACTGCAAGCTTACAATATAATGCCCTCTCAGATTGAGCGCGCGCTCGTAAGGGGGAATCAGGCTATTGGTGCTTCAGTTATTGAGATGGCTGAAGCTGAGTATATGGTCAGCGCAGAGCGTTACATCCAGTCGATAAACGATATCAAAACGATCCCCACGGGTGTGATTGAAAATGGTACTCCAGTTACCATTGGTGATGTAGCTGAGGTGAATGAGAGCCCATTGATGCGTAGAGGTGTTGCTGATTTCAATGGAAATGGAGAGGTCGTAGGCGGCATCGTCGTCATGCGTTATGGTGAAAATGCGAAAAAAACCATAGAGGCAGTGAAGCATAAGCTCAAATCACTGCGCGCCAGCTTGCCCGATGGCGTTAACATTGTGCCGGTTTACGACCGCACTACATTGATTGATGGTGCGGTGAATACGCTGTTCGATAAATTAGTTGAAGAGCTCATTGTAGTGAGCTTAGTTTGTTTCATGTTTTTGCTGCACGTGCGGTCTTCGCTGGTGGCAATGGTTAGCCTTCCGATAGGTGTTTTGAGTGCTTTTGTTGTGATGAAGCTGCAAGGGCTTAACGCCAATATCATGTCTCTTGGCGGTATTGCGATTGCCATGGGGGCGATGGTTGATGGCGCAATAGTTGTGGTAGAAAACTTACATAAGCATCTTCATCGAAATAGAACAAACATTAGTGCTAAAGAGCGATGGCAGCTCGTTGTTAAATCAACAACGGAAGTAGGGCCAGCTCTGTTTTTTTCTCTGTTGATAATTACGGTTTCTTTTATACCGGTCTTTGCGTTAGAAGCTCAAGAAGGCAGGTTGTTTTCGCCTCTTGCCTTTACCAAAACTTACGCAATGGCTGGGGCCGCAGCGCTGTCCATCACCCTTGTGCCAATACTTGCCGGATATTTTGTTAAAGGTAGGCTTAAAGCTGAAAATGAAAACCCGATAAATAAATGGCTTCTCAGTATTTATAAACCATTGCTAAAGAAAGTATTAGCTTTTCCCATTATCACAATATGTGTTGCTTTATTGGTTTTGTTCTCAATGTTTTGGCCACTAAGCCAGCTAGGGAGTGAATTTATGCCTGAAATAGATGAAGGCGACCTAATGTACATGCCGACAACGTATCCTAGCGTGTCGGTGGGAAAAGCACGTGAAATTTTACAGCAAACAAATAAGTTGATCATGACTTTACCAGAGGTCAAGTCGGCGTTCGGTAAAGTTGGACGCGCCGATACCGCCACGGATCCTGCACCACTCACTATGATTGAAACGTTCATTCAATTAAAGCCCAGGTCTGAATGGCGCGACGGTATGACGACGGAAAAGATTAAGCAAACATTAAATGAGCGTATTCAATTTCCTGGCCTCACGAATGCGTGGGTAATGCCCATAAAAACGCGCATAGACATGTTAGCGACAGGCATCAAAACACCCGTTGGCATAAAAATAGCGGGGCCTGAATTAGACGGGATTGAGGAAATTGGCAGACAAATAGAAAGCTTGCTGTCTGAACTACCCAATACAGCATCGGTTTATGCAGAGCGGGTAGTGGGCGGGCGCTATATTAATATTCGCGTAAATGCAAAAGCCGCCGCGCGTTACGGTATGACCGTAAATGATGTGCAAAACCTGCTTGCGACGTCTGTAGGAGGCAAAGTTGTGACGCAGTCGATAGAAGGGAGAGAGCGTTATCCCGTGAGTTTACGTTTTGAACAGCAGTATCGTGACTCGCCAGAGAAACTCTCTTCGCTTCCCATAGTGACCCCTTCGGGGGCGTTTGCGACACTTGGAGACCTCGCGGATATTGCTATTGAAGAGGGGCCTGCGGGAATTAAAAGCGAAAATGCAAGGTTAAATGGCTGGGTGTATATTGACATTGATATGGCTGATGGGCGAAACATTGACCTGGGCCGCTATGTTGAGGAAGCTGAAGCGTATCTGGCTCAACATCTGGCGTTACCGGAGGGCTATGCCATTTCATGGGCGGGTCAATTTGCTTACTTAGAAAGGGCAAAGGCAAAACTTTCAATAGTTATTCCGGCCACACTGCTTATAATTTGTCTGTTGTTATATTTGGCCTTTAATCGATTTCGTGACGTTGTGCTTATTTTAGTTACGTTGCCACTGGCTTTAGCGGGGAGTGTCTGGCTGCTTTACCTGCTTAACTTTAATCTATCGGTTGCTGTTGGGGTCGGGTTTATCGCACTGGCTGGGGTAGCTGTTGAAATTGGAGTGATCATGCTGGTCTACCTAAAGCAAAGTGTCGATGACGATGCTGACCACTCATCTATAACATGTGAAAACGACGTAATTACAGCTATTGTTAACGCTGCAAGTGCGCGCCTAAGGCCTGTCATGATGACATCTTTGTCAATCATTATTGGTTTACTGCCCGTGCTCTATGCGTCTGGCACAGGAAGTGAGGTCATGCAGCGTATAGCTGCGCCAATGGTAGGGGGGATGACGAGTGCACTCATGCTTACTTTGTTTGTTTTGCCCGCGGCGTTTTATTTAACAGTCAAAAGCAAAACGAAGTAA
- a CDS encoding SapC family protein, producing MAINFVPLDKEKHKDLKVAVNTSFSFAKNTHLASATIREFAQLAATMPLVFIEDPTSKRHHVVTMLGMEQGQNLFLAGDKWKGPHVPMNIVRYPFDVRPDGDKLGVFIDENSDLISDEGQALFNDKGEPTEFLEARQTFLADLANSEMLTQRFVNKVVELELLDPIQIRLAYKDGSQRNVTGMMSINEKKLLELPDEQVLELHKQGFLGAIYAIMMSVGQLNRLVELSNDTENPIQSMQLSPVQPAQNDAKEEAPSA from the coding sequence ATGGCTATTAATTTTGTACCGCTAGATAAAGAAAAACACAAAGACCTAAAGGTTGCGGTAAACACTTCTTTCAGTTTTGCGAAAAATACTCACTTAGCTTCTGCAACGATCCGTGAGTTTGCACAGCTTGCAGCAACTATGCCGTTGGTTTTCATTGAAGATCCAACATCAAAGCGTCATCACGTAGTAACGATGCTAGGTATGGAACAAGGTCAAAACTTGTTTTTAGCCGGTGATAAGTGGAAGGGACCGCACGTACCTATGAATATAGTGCGCTATCCTTTTGATGTAAGACCTGATGGCGACAAATTAGGTGTTTTCATTGACGAAAACTCAGATTTGATCTCAGACGAAGGGCAGGCGCTATTCAATGACAAAGGCGAACCAACCGAGTTTCTTGAAGCCCGTCAGACGTTCTTAGCTGACTTGGCAAACAGCGAGATGCTAACACAGCGCTTTGTGAACAAAGTAGTAGAGCTTGAGCTTCTGGACCCTATTCAAATTCGTCTTGCGTACAAAGACGGCTCACAGCGTAACGTAACCGGCATGATGAGCATAAATGAAAAGAAATTGCTTGAACTGCCTGATGAGCAAGTACTTGAGCTTCATAAGCAGGGCTTCCTAGGCGCAATCTACGCTATCATGATGTCTGTTGGTCAGTTAAACCGTTTGGTTGAGCTATCAAACGATACTGAGAACCCAATTCAAAGCATGCAGCTTTCTCCAGTGCAGCCAGCACAAAACGATGCAAAAGAAGAGGCGCCAAGCGCTTAA
- a CDS encoding IS3 family transposase gives MGLSTCRERSLKKVRSLGSSQKEKNKDKTIVVEELKAKYSLQHLLKVTGLPKSVYYYHRNTLNRPCSNADLRVKIRDIYHKHKGRYGYRRITCALRGAGLVVNHKRVQRLMGELGLKSKVRPKRYKSYTGEVGRIAENVLQREFTAKKPNQKWVTDVTEFKVNGQKVYLSPIIDLFNQEVVSYEVRTSVTLPLVTDMLKAATAKLLKHERPLIHSDQGWQYQNKRYQQHIKEHGLLQSMSRKGNCLDNAVAENFFGILKTEMYHNETFKDANELIENIKEYIDYYNNERIKLKLKGLSPIQYRNQALVAA, from the coding sequence ATTGGATTATCTACGTGCAGAGAACGCAGTCTTAAAAAAGTTAGAAGCCTTGGCTCAAGCCAGAAAGAAAAAAACAAAGACAAAACGATAGTTGTCGAAGAGCTCAAGGCAAAATACAGCTTACAACACTTATTAAAGGTCACAGGGCTTCCCAAGAGCGTTTATTACTACCATCGTAATACACTGAATCGGCCTTGTTCCAATGCTGACTTACGCGTAAAAATACGTGATATCTATCACAAGCATAAAGGGCGATACGGCTATCGTAGGATTACTTGTGCGCTAAGAGGTGCGGGCTTAGTGGTTAACCATAAGCGTGTACAGCGCTTGATGGGCGAGCTTGGTTTGAAATCAAAAGTCAGACCTAAACGCTACAAGTCTTACACAGGTGAAGTCGGTAGAATCGCTGAAAATGTTCTTCAACGTGAATTTACGGCAAAGAAGCCTAATCAAAAATGGGTGACCGATGTCACTGAATTTAAGGTCAATGGCCAGAAGGTATATCTGTCGCCGATAATAGACCTGTTTAACCAAGAAGTGGTCAGCTATGAGGTACGGACATCTGTAACGTTACCTTTAGTCACTGATATGCTTAAAGCCGCAACAGCAAAGCTACTGAAGCATGAGAGACCGCTCATACACTCCGACCAAGGTTGGCAATATCAAAACAAACGATACCAACAGCATATTAAAGAACATGGACTGCTTCAGAGTATGTCCAGAAAAGGAAACTGCTTAGACAATGCCGTTGCCGAGAACTTCTTCGGCATATTAAAAACTGAGATGTATCACAATGAGACGTTCAAGGACGCAAATGAACTCATTGAAAACATCAAAGAATACATCGACTATTACAACAATGAACGTATTAAGCTGAAACTAAAAGGCCTGAGTCCGATACAGTATCGAAATCAGGCCTTAGTTGCTGCTTAG
- a CDS encoding dipeptidase: protein MKGRHPRPVLALSITALFGMFAASVEAKDYTASEKAIRLAKENIIVDGHIDVPYRVKEKWVDVTQATDGGDFDYPRAVEGGLNAPFMSIYVPASLDNSPESTQLAHELIDSVEAIVARAPDKFAIARSTKDVRSQFAQGLISLPMGMENGSPIQGDLNNLSAFYARGIRYITLAHSQSNHISDSSYDLRRKWKGLSPFGKTLVKEMNNMGIMIDISHVSDDAFYQVIALTKTPVIASHSSLRRFTPGFERNMDDDMIKKLGENGGVIMINFGSSFVSKEAGAWRTGLSQARKALIEKEGEESPKLANFEESYREEVPYPYSTLDEVLDHIDHVVQLIGVEHVGIGSDYDGVGDSLPIGLKDVAAFPNLVQGLLDRGYSESDISKILSGNLLRVWQSVEDYASSYTDN, encoded by the coding sequence ATGAAGGGGCGCCACCCACGACCAGTACTCGCACTAAGTATTACAGCCTTGTTTGGCATGTTTGCAGCCTCGGTGGAAGCAAAAGACTACACCGCATCAGAAAAAGCGATAAGACTTGCTAAAGAAAATATCATTGTTGATGGGCACATTGATGTTCCCTATCGCGTAAAAGAGAAGTGGGTTGATGTCACTCAGGCAACTGACGGTGGCGACTTTGACTATCCCCGTGCCGTTGAAGGAGGGCTCAATGCGCCTTTTATGAGCATTTATGTACCGGCAAGTCTGGATAACTCACCAGAGTCAACGCAACTTGCCCACGAACTCATTGATTCTGTAGAAGCTATTGTTGCCCGCGCTCCCGACAAGTTTGCCATTGCAAGAAGTACTAAGGATGTAAGATCACAGTTCGCACAAGGCCTTATTTCTCTTCCAATGGGGATGGAAAATGGCTCACCTATTCAAGGCGACCTAAACAATTTGAGCGCTTTCTACGCGCGCGGTATACGGTATATAACGTTAGCCCATAGCCAATCTAACCACATCTCTGATTCCTCATATGATTTGCGCCGAAAATGGAAAGGTTTAAGCCCGTTTGGAAAAACCTTGGTCAAAGAGATGAACAATATGGGCATTATGATTGATATTTCTCATGTTTCCGATGACGCTTTTTATCAAGTCATTGCATTAACCAAAACGCCAGTGATTGCATCTCATTCTTCATTGCGCAGGTTTACGCCTGGGTTCGAACGCAATATGGATGACGATATGATTAAAAAGTTGGGCGAGAATGGAGGGGTTATTATGATCAACTTCGGCTCAAGTTTTGTCTCTAAAGAAGCTGGAGCATGGCGAACCGGCTTGTCACAGGCGAGAAAAGCACTTATTGAAAAAGAAGGGGAAGAAAGTCCAAAACTTGCGAACTTCGAAGAAAGCTACAGGGAAGAAGTGCCCTACCCCTACTCAACGCTTGATGAAGTTCTCGACCATATTGACCATGTTGTACAGCTCATTGGTGTTGAACACGTAGGTATTGGCTCAGATTACGATGGTGTTGGCGACTCATTACCCATTGGATTAAAAGATGTTGCAGCCTTTCCTAACTTGGTTCAAGGTCTGCTTGACCGTGGTTACAGTGAAAGTGATATAAGTAAAATACTCAGCGGAAACCTGCTCAGAGTGTGGCAGTCTGTTGAGGACTATGCCAGTTCATATACCGACAATTAA
- a CDS encoding carboxylesterase — protein sequence MFVQRIMCLFGALVLLCSASLVVANDDVSSAKRSESNNTGVSQISKQEIREKFKSFYTREWGQTQPCRETSLHKFGVCSNVLRNEGNAPFMLSRGPVEGGVSKVAVLFHGLSDSPFFMREIADILFDEGYTVIVPLLPGHGKRDATSDMSDWDLAERWQAHVAEVIALADEMGDELIVGGFSTGGALAVEHYLNSANNIDGLMLFSGALALSENAEGMSRIWGIKLLARIIDGTYQTHGPNPYKYPNVAGLAGLELMDIINAIREKIDEGSQIQVPLFVAHSKDDATTPISGVEHLLAHSNASNTFFVVDESYELCHADLVVNDKLLNAMNFNESMLTQQEDCAIPKSNPLFSTMAFMLRAFVN from the coding sequence GTGTTTGTACAGCGAATAATGTGTCTCTTTGGCGCATTGGTGCTCTTGTGTAGCGCGTCATTGGTTGTGGCTAATGATGACGTCAGTTCAGCTAAGCGTTCAGAGAGTAACAACACTGGCGTATCACAAATATCAAAACAAGAGATCCGCGAAAAGTTTAAATCATTTTACACTCGAGAGTGGGGGCAAACTCAGCCCTGCCGAGAAACCTCATTACATAAGTTCGGCGTTTGCAGTAACGTATTAAGAAATGAAGGGAATGCGCCTTTCATGCTGAGCCGTGGTCCTGTTGAAGGCGGCGTAAGTAAAGTAGCCGTGCTATTCCACGGGCTTAGCGATTCACCTTTTTTTATGCGTGAAATTGCTGATATTCTTTTTGATGAAGGGTATACCGTGATTGTTCCTCTGCTCCCGGGTCACGGAAAACGAGATGCGACCTCTGATATGTCCGACTGGGATCTTGCTGAACGCTGGCAGGCTCATGTTGCTGAAGTTATTGCTCTTGCTGATGAAATGGGTGACGAACTCATTGTCGGTGGTTTTTCCACGGGCGGGGCGCTTGCGGTGGAGCACTATCTCAATTCGGCTAACAATATCGATGGGTTGATGTTGTTTTCAGGGGCATTGGCATTATCAGAAAATGCAGAAGGAATGTCACGTATTTGGGGTATTAAACTCTTAGCTCGAATCATTGATGGCACTTATCAAACTCATGGTCCTAATCCCTATAAATACCCTAATGTTGCAGGGTTGGCGGGATTAGAGCTTATGGACATAATTAACGCCATTCGTGAAAAAATTGATGAGGGAAGTCAGATTCAAGTTCCGCTCTTTGTTGCACATTCCAAAGACGATGCAACTACCCCTATTTCAGGCGTTGAACATTTATTAGCGCACAGTAACGCGAGCAATACCTTTTTCGTTGTTGATGAGTCTTATGAACTATGCCATGCAGACTTAGTCGTCAATGACAAGCTACTTAACGCCATGAACTTCAATGAAAGTATGCTTACACAGCAAGAAGATTGCGCAATACCAAAAAGTAACCCTCTTTTCTCGACAATGGCGTTTATGTTAAGAGCATTTGTCAATTAG